The Streptococcaceae bacterium ESL0687 genome has a segment encoding these proteins:
- the uvrB gene encoding excinuclease ABC subunit UvrB, whose translation MIDRVDTNKFVLHSKYEPAGDQPKAIEELVEGVENGEKAQVLLGATGTGKTYTMSQVIQKVNKPTLVIAHNKTLAGQLYGEFKEFFPDNAVEYFVSYYDYYQPEAYVPSSDTYIEKDSSINDEIDKLRHSATSSLLERNDVIVVASVSCIYGLGNPDEYQDSVVSLRPGQELSRDMLLNSLVDIQFERNDIDFQRGRFRVRGDVVEIFPASRDEHAFRVEFFGDEIDRIREIDALTGHVLGQVDHLAIFPATHFVTNEDHMEEAISRINHELEDQLKVFESEGKLLEAQRLKQRTEYDVEMLREMGYTNGVENYSRHMEGRAEGEPPYTLLDFFPDDFLIMVDESHVTMPQIRGMHNGDRSRKQMLVDYGFRLPSALDNRPLKLEEFEEHVHQIIYVSATPGPYEAEQTETIVEQIIRPTGLLDPVVEVRPIMGQIDDLLGEINERVEKNERVFVTTLTKKMAEDLTDYFKEMGIKVKYLHSDIKTLERTEIIRDLRLGVFDVLIGINLLREGIDVPEVSLVAILDADKEGFLRGERSLIQTIGRAARNSNGLVIMYADKMTKSMEIAIDETARRRKTQIAYNEEHGITPKTIIKEIRDNIVITRKNDEGEVEEVVDYSEMNKRERNLAVKELEGQMNQAVELLDFELAAQIRDTILEIKAMD comes from the coding sequence ATGATTGATAGGGTTGATACTAATAAGTTTGTTCTCCATTCAAAATATGAGCCAGCTGGAGATCAGCCCAAGGCCATAGAAGAGTTAGTTGAAGGTGTTGAAAATGGGGAGAAGGCACAAGTTTTACTGGGTGCAACAGGTACCGGGAAAACTTATACCATGAGTCAGGTGATTCAAAAGGTCAATAAACCAACCTTGGTTATTGCCCATAATAAGACACTGGCAGGTCAGTTGTACGGAGAGTTTAAGGAATTTTTTCCGGACAATGCTGTTGAATACTTTGTAAGTTACTATGATTATTATCAGCCAGAAGCTTATGTTCCTTCCAGTGATACCTATATTGAAAAAGATAGTTCTATAAATGATGAAATTGATAAATTGCGTCACAGTGCTACGTCTTCTTTATTAGAAAGAAATGATGTAATTGTAGTAGCATCTGTTTCCTGTATCTATGGTTTGGGTAATCCAGATGAATACCAAGATAGTGTTGTAAGTTTGAGACCAGGTCAAGAATTATCAAGGGATATGCTTTTAAATAGCTTAGTCGATATTCAATTTGAACGAAATGATATTGATTTTCAAAGGGGACGCTTTAGAGTTCGGGGAGATGTGGTTGAAATTTTTCCAGCCAGTCGTGATGAGCATGCCTTTAGGGTTGAGTTTTTCGGAGATGAGATTGACCGGATAAGGGAGATTGATGCATTAACTGGTCATGTTTTAGGACAGGTTGATCACCTGGCAATTTTCCCAGCCACTCACTTTGTTACTAATGAAGATCACATGGAAGAAGCAATTTCACGGATAAATCACGAACTTGAGGACCAACTAAAGGTTTTCGAGAGTGAGGGTAAACTGTTAGAGGCTCAAAGGTTAAAACAAAGGACTGAATATGATGTCGAGATGCTTAGGGAGATGGGTTATACCAATGGGGTAGAAAACTATTCTAGGCATATGGAGGGTCGAGCTGAAGGGGAGCCGCCTTATACGCTGTTAGATTTCTTTCCAGATGATTTTTTAATCATGGTTGATGAGTCACATGTTACCATGCCACAAATTAGAGGGATGCATAATGGTGACCGTTCAAGAAAGCAAATGCTTGTTGATTATGGTTTTCGTCTACCTAGTGCCTTGGATAATAGGCCGCTTAAGCTTGAAGAATTTGAAGAACATGTTCATCAAATTATTTATGTTTCAGCAACACCTGGTCCCTATGAGGCTGAGCAGACTGAAACCATAGTAGAACAAATCATTCGACCAACAGGACTTCTTGACCCAGTAGTTGAGGTTCGTCCAATTATGGGGCAGATTGATGATTTACTAGGTGAAATCAATGAGCGGGTTGAAAAAAATGAGCGGGTTTTTGTTACTACTCTGACTAAAAAAATGGCAGAAGATTTGACCGATTACTTTAAGGAGATGGGAATTAAGGTAAAATACCTCCACAGCGATATTAAGACTCTAGAAAGAACCGAGATTATCCGTGATTTAAGGTTGGGAGTTTTTGACGTCCTTATAGGAATTAACCTCTTAAGAGAAGGAATTGATGTTCCTGAAGTATCCCTTGTAGCTATTTTAGATGCAGACAAGGAAGGATTCCTGAGGGGAGAACGTAGTCTAATCCAGACCATTGGGCGTGCTGCTCGTAATTCAAATGGTCTTGTTATTATGTATGCTGATAAGATGACTAAAAGCATGGAGATTGCCATTGATGAAACTGCAAGACGGAGAAAGACCCAGATTGCTTACAATGAAGAGCACGGAATAACACCTAAGACCATCATTAAGGAAATTCGAGATAATATTGTAATTACTAGAAAGAATGATGAGGGCGAGGTAGAGGAAGTTGTTGATTATTCAGAAATGAATAAGAGGGAGAGAAATCTTGCTGTTAAAGAATTGGAAGGTCAAATGAATCAGGCAGTTGAACTTTTAGACTTTGAACTAGCGGCACAAATTAGAGATACCATTCTTGAAATAAAGGCCATGGATTAA
- a CDS encoding transporter substrate-binding domain-containing protein → MKKFFAGLLLTLSVVSLVGCGGKSSSTKDDSLQKIKDKGELVVALSPDYAPFEFQMIKDGKNVVVGSDIDLANKIAEKIGVKVKISTMDFSNVLASVANGSADLAISGLTATDERKKTFDFSDEYYQTKNVLVVNKDKADKYKSIADLKGAKIAAQKGSIQEGIVTDTFKDSTLISLPTATNMVNELKNNTVDAIVLDGLVAESYVESNDDIVIEKDITFPADTEGSNAIAIKKGNDSLKDEVNTVIAELKKEGYITKSVEDNYKLAKEAKVAE, encoded by the coding sequence ATGAAGAAATTTTTTGCAGGTCTATTATTGACCCTTTCAGTAGTTAGCTTGGTTGGTTGTGGAGGAAAAAGTAGCTCAACCAAAGATGATTCCCTACAAAAAATAAAAGATAAGGGTGAGTTGGTTGTAGCACTAAGTCCTGACTATGCTCCCTTTGAGTTCCAAATGATTAAGGACGGAAAAAATGTTGTTGTTGGTAGTGACATTGATCTTGCCAATAAAATTGCTGAAAAGATTGGAGTTAAGGTTAAAATTTCTACTATGGACTTTAGTAATGTCCTAGCAAGTGTTGCTAATGGTAGCGCTGATTTAGCTATTTCAGGGCTTACTGCAACCGATGAACGTAAGAAAACTTTTGATTTTTCTGATGAGTACTATCAAACTAAAAATGTTCTTGTTGTTAACAAGGACAAGGCTGATAAGTACAAGAGCATTGCTGATTTGAAGGGTGCAAAAATTGCTGCTCAAAAGGGAAGTATTCAAGAAGGAATTGTAACAGATACCTTTAAAGATTCTACTCTTATCTCACTTCCAACTGCAACTAACATGGTTAATGAATTGAAAAATAATACAGTTGATGCGATTGTTTTAGACGGGCTTGTAGCTGAAAGTTATGTTGAATCAAATGATGATATTGTGATTGAAAAAGATATTACCTTCCCAGCTGATACTGAAGGAAGTAACGCTATTGCCATTAAAAAAGGTAATGACAGTCTAAAAGACGAAGTTAATACAGTTATTGCTGAACTTAAAAAAGAAGGCTACATCACTAAGAGTGTTGAAGATAATTACAAACTAGCTAAAGAAGCAAAAGTTGCTGAATAA
- a CDS encoding YegS/Rv2252/BmrU family lipid kinase, whose translation MYSFGNYTQVYPKDAREITVKLVDKYAIIVTMKYYLLVNPTSGGGTGAKTAQILCDFLKEKNLAHEKYLTNSPRGEADPTREILKVIKPQDLLIIVGGDGTLSNVINYLPLDQKFSYIRAGSGNDFANSMNLPKDPIESLKKIIDGKPTDFYVIKYQSESLSGYALNNLGIGLDASIALATNESSLKTILAKYNAGGLAYLINALKVILTKKSFEAEINGQSFKNIFLLTITSHAFFGGGYKIAPQESSLEEKLTLVELPKIGLHKLIKIILQLLQAKHLDNKNVYHTRAKSFSIRVKSKEIVQVDGETYKIKANETINLRAVKRTIII comes from the coding sequence TTGTACTCATTTGGTAATTATACACAAGTTTATCCTAAAGATGCAAGAGAAATTACAGTCAAGTTAGTAGATAAATATGCTATAATCGTTACTATGAAATATTACTTACTGGTTAATCCCACATCAGGAGGTGGCACGGGAGCAAAAACTGCACAAATTTTATGCGATTTTCTTAAAGAAAAGAATCTTGCCCATGAAAAATATCTAACTAATAGTCCTAGAGGAGAGGCCGATCCTACCAGAGAAATCCTTAAAGTTATTAAGCCCCAAGATCTACTAATTATAGTCGGTGGGGACGGAACCCTTTCAAATGTGATTAATTACCTTCCCTTGGACCAAAAATTCTCCTATATCAGGGCGGGGAGTGGCAATGATTTTGCAAACAGTATGAATCTACCCAAGGATCCCATTGAAAGCCTTAAAAAAATCATAGACGGCAAGCCAACCGACTTTTATGTAATTAAATATCAGAGTGAAAGTTTATCAGGATATGCCCTTAACAACCTAGGCATAGGCCTTGATGCAAGCATAGCCCTAGCTACAAATGAAAGTAGCCTCAAAACGATTCTTGCCAAATACAATGCTGGAGGCCTGGCCTATCTCATAAATGCTCTCAAAGTCATTCTTACAAAGAAATCCTTTGAAGCAGAAATCAATGGCCAAAGCTTTAAAAATATCTTCCTACTAACGATTACAAGCCATGCCTTCTTTGGAGGAGGCTATAAAATCGCTCCTCAGGAATCGTCTCTTGAAGAAAAACTAACCTTAGTTGAACTTCCTAAAATCGGCCTACATAAATTGATTAAAATAATCCTACAGCTTCTCCAGGCCAAGCATTTAGACAATAAAAATGTTTATCATACCAGGGCTAAATCATTCTCCATAAGGGTCAAATCAAAGGAAATCGTCCAGGTTGACGGAGAAACATATAAAATAAAAGCAAATGAAACCATTAATCTAAGGGCTGTCAAAAGAACAATTATCATATAA
- a CDS encoding ECF transporter S component, which translates to MSTKKITRLAILSAIAISSRFALVQFPNFKMVSAIFFVTVVFWGLPEGILVMILTMTISGIYLGMSIIVLFQIISFALILSLWRLIYKFLPNLFLKLVGVGFLTLLYGFIISFLTTRMFTINFWAYYLNGFWFDVNHAASTIIFYPLVYKIFERLKL; encoded by the coding sequence ATGAGTACAAAAAAAATAACCCGACTAGCTATTCTCTCAGCTATTGCTATCAGTTCAAGATTTGCCCTTGTCCAGTTTCCGAATTTTAAGATGGTGAGTGCAATCTTTTTTGTTACAGTTGTATTTTGGGGATTACCTGAAGGGATTTTGGTCATGATTTTAACCATGACTATTTCAGGAATTTACCTGGGTATGAGTATTATTGTTTTATTTCAAATTATATCCTTTGCCCTTATTTTGAGTTTATGGAGGCTGATTTATAAATTTTTGCCTAATCTGTTCTTAAAGCTAGTGGGAGTTGGCTTTTTGACCCTCTTATATGGATTTATCATTTCTTTTTTGACAACAAGAATGTTTACCATAAATTTTTGGGCCTATTATTTAAACGGATTTTGGTTTGATGTAAACCATGCAGCTAGTACGATTATTTTTTACCCTCTTGTTTATAAAATATTTGAAAGGTTGAAATTATGA
- a CDS encoding DUF4430 domain-containing protein, with translation MKKLMTLVLIGLSLFSLTGCLNKTSTSQEASISSSSEEQIGDVTLIIRFDDGSEKEFKNQPITANTTVLDLLKSCVEVKDDKGFITEIDNVKQDEAAKKYWLYEINDQMASKGASEQKLKDRDKVIFELGGF, from the coding sequence ATGAAAAAATTAATGACACTTGTCTTGATAGGCTTATCTCTTTTTAGTCTAACAGGATGCTTGAATAAAACATCTACCAGTCAGGAAGCAAGTATTTCTAGTTCATCAGAGGAACAAATTGGGGATGTGACTTTGATTATTAGATTTGATGATGGGAGTGAAAAGGAGTTTAAAAATCAACCCATAACGGCTAATACAACAGTTCTTGATCTTCTTAAATCCTGTGTTGAGGTAAAAGATGACAAGGGATTCATTACTGAAATTGATAATGTCAAACAGGACGAAGCTGCTAAGAAGTACTGGCTATATGAGATTAATGATCAAATGGCCAGCAAGGGAGCAAGCGAGCAGAAGCTTAAGGACAGAGATAAGGTTATTTTTGAGCTGGGTGGATTTTAG
- a CDS encoding amino acid ABC transporter permease: MNFSFLPKFLPYFTDGTVVTISVSILVVFFGTIIGILLALAKLSNFAPLKWLANIYIGLFRGTPMILQIMVFFVTVKMTFLPTFPLGILNVDLARVVPGIIILSMNSGAYVAEIIRGGILSVPKGQIEAAHSLGIRPGQTMRSVVLPQAIRNCLPSLGNEFVTIIKDSSLLSTIGVMELYNGGLTTASTTYITLEPLLFAGLFYLVITLLTSQLINLLEKKMSKGYVK, translated from the coding sequence ATGAATTTTTCCTTTCTACCAAAATTTTTACCATATTTTACAGATGGTACAGTAGTTACAATAAGCGTTTCGATTTTAGTTGTATTTTTTGGGACAATTATCGGAATTTTACTAGCCCTAGCAAAACTTTCAAATTTTGCCCCTTTAAAATGGCTAGCAAACATCTACATTGGACTTTTCCGCGGAACTCCAATGATTCTTCAAATCATGGTTTTCTTCGTTACTGTTAAGATGACCTTCTTGCCAACTTTTCCTCTTGGAATTTTAAATGTTGATTTGGCGCGTGTGGTTCCAGGGATTATTATCCTCTCAATGAATAGCGGAGCTTATGTTGCTGAAATTATCAGGGGTGGTATCTTATCTGTTCCTAAGGGTCAGATTGAAGCAGCTCATTCTTTAGGTATTCGCCCAGGGCAAACTATGAGAAGTGTTGTTTTACCTCAAGCCATTAGAAACTGTCTTCCATCACTAGGAAATGAATTTGTTACAATTATTAAAGACAGCTCACTTTTATCAACTATCGGTGTTATGGAACTTTATAATGGTGGTCTTACAACTGCAAGTACAACTTATATTACCTTAGAGCCCCTACTATTTGCTGGCCTTTTCTACCTGGTAATTACCCTTCTTACAAGTCAGTTAATCAATCTACTTGAGAAAAAAATGTCGAAAGGATATGTTAAATGA
- a CDS encoding amino acid ABC transporter ATP-binding protein, whose product MSKSIIEIKNLHKSFGKNEILKGLDLEINEGEVVVMIGPSGSGKSTFLRTMNMLETPSQGQVIFEGNDISDKDVDIFKHREQMGMVFQSFNLFSNLNILDNLTLAPIKNKKMTKDEAEKKALKLLERVGLADKAQAFPQSLSGGQQQRVAIARALAMDPEVMLFDEPTSALDPEMVGEVLAVIKELAKDGMTMVIVTHEMGFAKEVADRVLFMDGGHIIEEGSPLEIFDNPKETRTQDFLSKVL is encoded by the coding sequence ATGAGTAAAAGCATAATTGAGATTAAAAATCTTCATAAATCTTTTGGAAAAAATGAAATCCTTAAAGGTCTAGATCTTGAAATTAATGAAGGTGAAGTAGTTGTAATGATCGGTCCTTCTGGTTCAGGTAAGTCAACCTTCCTTAGAACGATGAATATGCTTGAAACTCCAAGCCAAGGACAGGTGATTTTTGAAGGAAATGATATTTCTGATAAGGATGTTGATATTTTCAAGCATAGGGAGCAGATGGGAATGGTTTTCCAATCCTTTAATCTTTTTTCTAATTTAAATATCCTAGACAACCTAACCCTTGCACCGATAAAAAATAAGAAGATGACCAAGGATGAGGCTGAGAAAAAAGCCCTTAAACTTCTTGAACGAGTAGGTCTTGCTGATAAGGCTCAGGCCTTCCCGCAAAGTCTATCTGGTGGACAACAGCAGAGGGTTGCTATCGCTCGTGCTCTTGCCATGGATCCAGAGGTTATGCTTTTTGATGAACCAACAAGTGCCCTTGATCCTGAAATGGTAGGAGAAGTTTTAGCAGTTATTAAGGAGCTTGCTAAAGACGGGATGACTATGGTTATTGTAACTCATGAAATGGGATTTGCTAAGGAAGTAGCTGATAGGGTCCTCTTTATGGATGGTGGTCACATTATTGAAGAAGGAAGTCCCCTTGAAATCTTTGATAATCCAAAAGAAACTAGAACACAAGACTTCCTATCAAAGGTCCTGTAA
- the ispG gene encoding flavodoxin-dependent (E)-4-hydroxy-3-methylbut-2-enyl-diphosphate synthase: MSLTYRKNTRPVLVGDVIVGGREKVIIQSMCTTKTQDVKATVAQIHELEEAGCQIIRVAVPDMEAALALKEIKEQISIPLVADIHFDYRLALQAIESGVDKIRINPGNIGRIDRVQKVVEACKAKNIPIRIGVNAGSLEKKFLQKYGYPTPMGMLESAREHVKILEDLDFHDIIISMKASNVELALAAYELAAEEFDYPLHLGITESGPLFSGSIKSAAGMGALLSMGIGDTMRISLSADPVEEIKVAREVLKSFNLIDNAATLVSCPTCGRIEIDLIPIAQELENYIASIKAPITVAILGCGVNGPGEAREADIGLAGGSGKGMLFKKGKIIKTVPEEVMLEEFKKEIDEMYEFFQKTGRLHGDPE; the protein is encoded by the coding sequence ATGTCTTTAACATATAGAAAAAATACGCGACCTGTTTTAGTTGGTGATGTAATTGTCGGTGGACGGGAGAAGGTTATTATCCAATCAATGTGTACCACTAAAACCCAGGATGTAAAAGCAACAGTAGCCCAAATTCATGAACTTGAAGAGGCTGGTTGTCAGATTATTCGTGTGGCTGTTCCAGACATGGAGGCAGCCCTTGCCCTAAAAGAGATTAAGGAACAAATATCGATTCCTTTAGTCGCAGATATTCACTTTGACTATCGTCTGGCCCTTCAGGCTATTGAATCAGGAGTTGATAAGATTAGGATTAATCCTGGTAATATTGGACGAATTGACCGAGTTCAAAAGGTTGTTGAAGCATGCAAGGCTAAAAATATTCCAATTAGGATTGGAGTTAATGCTGGATCTTTAGAAAAGAAATTTTTACAAAAATACGGTTATCCAACGCCAATGGGAATGCTTGAAAGTGCCCGTGAGCACGTTAAGATTCTAGAAGATTTGGACTTTCATGACATTATCATTTCTATGAAGGCTTCAAATGTTGAGTTGGCTCTTGCAGCCTACGAGCTTGCAGCAGAAGAGTTTGATTATCCCCTGCACCTAGGAATTACTGAATCAGGTCCACTTTTTTCTGGATCAATAAAATCAGCAGCAGGTATGGGTGCTCTTCTTTCAATGGGAATCGGGGACACAATGAGGATTTCTCTTTCAGCTGATCCAGTGGAAGAAATCAAGGTTGCCCGCGAGGTCCTAAAATCATTTAATCTTATTGACAATGCGGCAACTCTTGTATCTTGTCCAACCTGCGGGCGAATTGAAATAGACTTAATCCCAATTGCCCAGGAACTGGAAAATTACATTGCTTCAATCAAGGCTCCAATAACTGTTGCCATCCTAGGATGTGGGGTTAATGGACCAGGTGAAGCGCGTGAAGCTGATATCGGCCTAGCAGGTGGTAGCGGTAAGGGAATGCTCTTTAAAAAAGGAAAAATTATCAAAACGGTTCCAGAAGAAGTTATGCTTGAAGAGTTCAAAAAAGAGATAGATGAAATGTATGAATTCTTCCAAAAAACAGGGAGGTTGCATGGAGATCCTGAGTAA
- a CDS encoding YdcF family protein, whose translation MEILSNPLIEVAILVGLPTLLSLGMFIRVVKTDPRTLRLGRWGLLSIFFIFVCINLLLLYLGGSGKIPLAVPIYEGVILVVGFLILSLILFIGIIVESIKIWRRESHSLANLLLPLTFILLVIAGQVVGRINSLPEKYELLKIVTYMYPFFLIYIGWQFLVFFSSTVIYSWLVRRAQANYFVVLGAGLINGNQVGKLLAARIKAASDHAKIQAELPEIIYSGGQGPNETVSEAYAMREYAVKELDYPLAKTILEDKSRTTYENLVFSSKIVKEKANNQDEKLLFFTSEYHVFRAALISKKLGLKAQGLGGKTALYYRIPAFIREFIAVLNMEKKKHIINLSLIFSINIILILLARFTAQ comes from the coding sequence ATGGAGATCCTGAGTAATCCGTTAATTGAAGTAGCAATTTTAGTTGGTCTTCCAACTCTTCTAAGTCTTGGAATGTTTATAAGGGTTGTAAAAACAGACCCAAGAACGCTGAGGCTTGGAAGATGGGGCCTCTTGTCAATTTTTTTCATCTTTGTCTGCATTAATCTCCTTCTCTTATATTTAGGAGGTAGTGGAAAGATTCCTCTAGCAGTTCCTATATATGAGGGAGTAATTCTTGTGGTTGGTTTTTTAATCCTCTCCCTTATTTTATTTATAGGAATCATTGTTGAAAGTATAAAAATTTGGCGGAGGGAGAGCCACTCCTTAGCTAATCTGCTTCTTCCCTTGACCTTTATCCTTCTTGTGATAGCAGGACAAGTAGTAGGAAGAATAAACTCCCTACCTGAAAAATATGAACTACTTAAGATTGTTACCTATATGTATCCCTTCTTTTTAATATATATTGGTTGGCAGTTCTTGGTCTTCTTTTCATCAACTGTTATCTATAGCTGGTTGGTCAGAAGGGCTCAGGCTAATTATTTTGTTGTTTTAGGCGCTGGCTTAATAAATGGGAATCAGGTTGGAAAATTACTAGCCGCAAGAATTAAGGCCGCAAGTGATCATGCTAAAATCCAGGCTGAATTACCTGAAATTATTTATTCAGGAGGCCAGGGACCAAATGAAACCGTAAGTGAAGCCTATGCCATGCGCGAATATGCTGTAAAGGAACTTGACTACCCACTTGCTAAGACGATCCTTGAGGATAAGAGCCGGACAACCTATGAAAACCTGGTATTTTCTTCAAAAATTGTCAAGGAAAAAGCCAATAATCAGGATGAAAAATTATTGTTTTTTACCAGTGAATATCATGTGTTTAGGGCAGCCCTGATTTCCAAAAAACTTGGTCTTAAGGCCCAGGGACTTGGCGGGAAAACAGCCCTTTACTACCGAATTCCTGCCTTTATCAGGGAATTTATTGCTGTTTTAAATATGGAAAAGAAAAAGCACATCATTAATCTAAGTTTAATCTTTAGCATAAATATTATTTTAATCTTGCTTGCTCGCTTTACCGCCCAGTAA
- a CDS encoding competence protein CoiA family protein, whose translation MIVGEDSKGKRINLVDFTDYESLKNKSFFCPHCHSSLIFKNGPVKNAHFAHKSLKECNFYWENESQEHLGLKKSLYAWFSKDNQAQVEFYLPEIKQIADIMVEERLAIEIQCSSLSLERLRERTSSYQEIGVTVIWILGQRLHLRNKLTELKENFLYFSSNIGFYYWELDYEGSFLRINYLIHVDIKGRVIYRSQKFPFGRGNLMQILRFPYQARRLESIKVRPLSKEEVYLYLRRQLLAKNSRWMKVQELYYLKGKNILAPSLLANFYFPPAFDYYKRLLKREEPCHLAQTRRFTKEIEEYYKNYFNYLLKIKKSGSFLLYPPKFYDRMNFK comes from the coding sequence ATGATTGTTGGAGAAGATTCAAAGGGGAAAAGAATAAATTTAGTTGATTTTACAGATTATGAAAGCCTGAAAAATAAATCATTTTTTTGCCCCCATTGTCATTCAAGCCTAATTTTTAAAAATGGCCCAGTTAAAAATGCTCACTTTGCCCATAAATCCTTGAAAGAATGTAATTTTTACTGGGAAAATGAAAGCCAGGAGCACCTGGGTTTGAAAAAAAGTCTTTATGCCTGGTTTTCTAAAGATAATCAGGCTCAAGTGGAATTTTATCTGCCGGAAATCAAACAAATTGCTGACATTATGGTTGAAGAAAGGCTTGCTATTGAAATCCAGTGTAGTTCCTTGTCTTTGGAGCGTTTAAGGGAGCGAACTAGCTCCTATCAAGAAATAGGGGTTACTGTCATCTGGATTCTGGGGCAAAGGCTTCATCTGAGAAATAAATTAACGGAACTTAAGGAGAATTTTCTTTATTTTTCCAGTAATATAGGTTTTTATTATTGGGAATTAGATTATGAGGGAAGTTTCTTAAGGATTAACTACCTGATTCATGTTGACATCAAGGGGAGGGTGATTTATAGGTCGCAAAAATTTCCCTTTGGTCGGGGAAATCTCATGCAGATTTTGCGTTTTCCTTACCAGGCTAGAAGACTTGAATCTATTAAGGTTAGGCCCCTTTCCAAGGAAGAGGTTTACCTTTATTTAAGAAGGCAGCTTTTAGCGAAAAATTCTCGGTGGATGAAGGTTCAAGAATTATATTATCTAAAAGGAAAAAATATTCTTGCTCCTTCCCTACTGGCCAACTTTTATTTTCCGCCAGCCTTTGACTATTACAAAAGACTCTTAAAAAGGGAGGAACCCTGCCATCTGGCTCAAACAAGAAGGTTTACTAAGGAGATTGAAGAATACTATAAGAATTATTTTAATTATCTTTTGAAGATTAAAAAATCAGGGTCCTTTCTACTGTATCCCCCAAAATTTTATGATAGAATGAACTTTAAGTAG